A genomic region of Terriglobales bacterium contains the following coding sequences:
- the mtgA gene encoding monofunctional biosynthetic peptidoglycan transglycosylase, which produces MTPGPHSHLKTPLRKGFLRSFGRWLITGVALIWVLAALMLVAARWIDPPTTAVHIQRRLQAWIHHTPYHKRYRFIPLGQISPDLQHSVIAAEDARFYQHHGFDWHQIQIAAADDWEGGRTRGASTITQQLVKNLFFGTGRSFLRKGAEFTLVPVAELVLGKRRILEIYLNVVEWGPGIYGAESACRYYDGTTARSIGRQQAARLAAILPAPLKRRPERMNNYSDLIVERMRQMGW; this is translated from the coding sequence GTGACTCCAGGGCCACACTCACACCTCAAGACCCCGCTTCGGAAGGGTTTCCTCCGATCCTTTGGTCGATGGCTTATCACCGGCGTGGCGCTCATTTGGGTGCTTGCCGCGCTGATGCTTGTGGCCGCCCGGTGGATCGACCCACCGACAACCGCGGTGCACATCCAGCGCCGTTTGCAGGCCTGGATTCACCACACGCCGTATCACAAACGCTACAGATTCATTCCGCTCGGCCAAATCTCGCCCGATCTGCAGCACTCTGTAATTGCCGCCGAGGATGCGCGCTTCTACCAGCATCATGGGTTCGATTGGCACCAGATCCAAATCGCTGCCGCAGACGATTGGGAAGGCGGTCGCACTCGCGGAGCATCCACTATTACGCAGCAACTCGTTAAGAACCTATTCTTCGGAACGGGCCGCTCTTTCCTCCGCAAGGGCGCGGAGTTCACTCTGGTACCGGTGGCCGAACTCGTCCTCGGCAAGCGGCGCATTCTGGAGATTTACCTCAACGTGGTCGAATGGGGCCCTGGTATTTATGGTGCAGAGTCGGCGTGTCGTTACTACGATGGAACCACGGCCCGGAGTATTGGCCGGCAACAGGCGGCACGGCTTGCCGCGATTCTGCCGGCTCCCCTGAAGCGACGTCCCGAGCGCATGAATAACTACAGCGACCTCATTGTCGAGCGGATGCGCCAAATGGGTTGGTAA
- the argH gene encoding argininosuccinate lyase, which translates to MKSPKPSSEAPFPAPIYAETVLAVNFEDAKRYFLESLLEVHYAHTLMLARQKVISADDARACLGALDGLDRAAIHSAIYDGSCEDLFFYVEEKLASCCGAEVAGRMHTARSRNDIDLTLYRMTVRRQLLTLAEAVAAAREELLRLAAAHTDSVMPGYTHTQPAQPTTLAHYLMAAVEFLGRDFQRLRAAFATVNRSPLGACAITTTGFPIDRDYTARLLGFEGLQVNSYGAIAAIDYLTESAAAVAVAMVNLGKLVQDLLLWCTKEFGFLHLRGAYVQASSIMPQKRNPVSLEHTRILASKALGQAQAILTAAHNTPFGDIVDSEDDLLPLAFSMFADADRALRLFAGVIANTDVDRARLLKLANDNFLTVTELADTLVRRENVSFRSAHRLVSEAVRAVGPSYSAQRVTEEVERLAPSILGRALSATREELQRALDADNFVRVRTVVGGPAPPAVNAQIATARREQTHASEWLGEKRQLLQRYPELIREATVAARHDD; encoded by the coding sequence ATGAAGTCACCTAAACCATCGTCCGAGGCCCCCTTCCCGGCGCCGATTTACGCGGAAACCGTGCTGGCGGTCAATTTCGAGGACGCCAAGCGCTACTTTCTTGAGTCCCTGCTCGAAGTCCACTACGCCCATACCTTGATGCTGGCGCGGCAGAAGGTGATCAGCGCCGATGACGCCCGCGCTTGCCTGGGCGCGCTCGATGGACTGGATCGGGCCGCCATCCATAGCGCCATCTACGACGGCAGTTGCGAGGACCTGTTCTTTTACGTGGAGGAGAAGTTAGCGTCCTGCTGCGGCGCCGAAGTCGCGGGGCGCATGCACACCGCGCGCAGCCGTAACGACATCGACCTGACCCTGTACCGAATGACGGTACGTCGCCAACTCCTGACGCTGGCCGAAGCAGTCGCCGCGGCCCGCGAGGAACTGCTTCGCCTGGCGGCCGCGCACACCGATTCGGTGATGCCCGGTTACACCCACACGCAGCCGGCGCAGCCCACGACGCTGGCGCACTACCTGATGGCCGCGGTTGAATTTCTTGGCCGCGATTTCCAGCGCCTGCGGGCCGCCTTTGCCACCGTGAACCGGAGTCCTCTGGGGGCCTGCGCCATTACTACCACCGGCTTCCCCATCGATCGCGACTATACCGCTCGCCTGCTCGGCTTCGAAGGCTTGCAGGTCAACTCCTATGGTGCCATTGCCGCTATCGACTACCTTACCGAGTCGGCCGCCGCCGTGGCCGTTGCCATGGTGAACTTGGGCAAACTGGTTCAAGACCTGCTGCTGTGGTGCACCAAGGAATTCGGCTTCCTGCATCTCCGCGGCGCCTATGTGCAGGCCAGCAGCATCATGCCGCAGAAGCGTAATCCGGTCTCGCTGGAGCACACGCGCATCCTGGCCAGCAAGGCTCTCGGACAGGCCCAGGCGATCCTGACCGCGGCCCACAACACGCCCTTCGGCGATATCGTGGACAGCGAAGACGATCTCCTGCCCCTGGCGTTCTCCATGTTCGCCGACGCCGATCGCGCCCTGCGCTTGTTTGCCGGGGTCATCGCCAACACCGACGTGGATCGTGCGCGCCTTTTGAAGTTGGCCAACGACAACTTCCTTACCGTGACCGAACTGGCCGACACATTGGTGCGGCGCGAAAACGTCAGTTTCAGGTCCGCGCACCGGTTGGTCTCGGAAGCGGTCCGAGCCGTGGGTCCATCGTACTCGGCCCAACGCGTCACCGAGGAAGTGGAGCGTCTTGCGCCCTCCATCCTCGGCCGTGCGCTTAGCGCCACGCGCGAGGAGTTGCAGCGCGCGCTCGACGCCGACAACTTCGTGCGCGTGCGAACCGTTGTTGGAGGACCGGCGCCACCGGCGGTGAATGCCCAGATCGCGACCGCTCGCCGCGAGCAAACCCATGCTTCCGAATGGCTCGGCGAGAAGCGTCAACTGCTGCAGCGTTACCCCGAACTGATTCGCGAAGCCACCGTTGCGGCTCGACACGATGATTAG